tattgttcctAAATATGAACCAAAGAGAAAGTTTaacagcatttttgtttgaagttAAGACATTTGTCTAAAAATCAAAGCATCTTTATTAGAGCTTCATAGATAcccatttaggaattaaaggTAATAACGAGGTAGATAAACATGCAGAGCAGGAATGATAGATAATAACAATGCAGGGGCTAAAGGGATGTTTCGTTTTAAAACAACCAGTAAGATCAGTGGAAAATAGAAACATGTCAGTAGCTGTTTATATGTGATAACAGATAATTCCCTGCAAGGGTGCATGGAAGTGCAAATAGTACTGGAATAATATTAATTCCATGGATGGCATGGAATATGTCAtaaattactttatatatatatactgtatagtcggtggtttatttaaatacattctTGTACATATACACATCTATCTATTAATGAGTCGCTTGGATTTACATTTGACAGAAATTGATAATATGTACATATTGCACAATTTGTACTAAGCcgatatatattttttttaccgtATGTAAGTACTGTATAGATTTTTCCCCACACCATCATAAATTATatagttttcagtttaaatacaCATTGTCCTCTAACAtgtaacatcatcatcattgtaaAACATAAATCTGAGCACactatatatattgtatttagaCACATATAAATGCATATGCTGTACATAACCACCTACTTCATACATATAATGTAACCTATTGCATTATTCATTATTGCACCTTGGCACTGTTGTATTCTTGTTTACAATTAACACAAACGGCTTGACATGTATATAGACATTGTATGTTGTTGTTCATTGTtgattcttatttattttttcatgctaCTTGTATGTACATAATAGTTATCTATTTATGTTTACCTGTCTTTGTTCAGCCctgttgtccttgtttttagctgtatgtctctttctgtctatcaTGTGAAAGATGTTTTTGAAACTGTGTGTAAGGATGTTTAGAGCAACAAAGTCAAATTCCTTGAGCACATATTTGCCCAATAAAGACGATTCTGGTTCTGATAATACAGAGTTATACCACAATGTAGCCCAAAACAAGGTCAAGAAAAAGGTCAATCCTGTTATACTTacttaatacagtatattcctgtttatttctttgtccACTGTGATGACCCCCAACTGTAAATCATCCTGATCAATGGGTGGCAGCAATGAGCACCTTTTTGCCAAAAGTCTtatcaaaaaaagaagaatattcTCCTGCTGCCAGACCGGAAGAactggggggagaaaaaaaaaacccttctagAAAGCCTCTATTATCCCGTCATTTCCAGAGCTGGCAAGCTGTGATATTAAAACGGTATGTAACACGAAAGAGGCGGGCTTGTATGTCTTCGCTCGGCTAACGTAAGCTTAGTTATTGACGGTCCATACAGTATCCATCAAACGTTAAAGCTAACGTCATTCGCACATAGCTAAAGTGGCCTGCTTGTTGCTGTGTTAGCAAAGGGCTAGGGCTTGTCTCGCATTGAAAAACAATTTACTCAACGTTAAACGACCATTAGACCAGACATTTTAGCTGAAGGTGACCACCACCCAAAACAGCCTAGCGCTGTGTGGTTTTCTATCAGTCGTTTTCGGTTAGGCCCGTGATATCCCTACCTTTGACCGCAGCCCTCCATATGTTAAAGGCATGTAACGCTAACAtaaaaattgcagtttttttgAGCAATGCGGTCACTGCGAAAGTGTAGCTATGTAGTAGTTGTAGGTATcgttattgttattgtattttgtttctgtgggttaaaattaaaagatgttCATGACAAATCAGCTTTGTGACCAAATGTAGCtacacaaagtaaaaacaatgcATCTAAAAGCATCAATCTGTTGATGTCTATCAATATAACAACTATTTTTAATAGTTACTCAGTGGCtgaaattcatttgttttttttccacagagtCCATAGATCAAACGTGTGTCCTCTACACTAAACCATGGGAACTgataaaaggtaaaataaacGTGATCCAATGTAATGGCACATATTTAACAGTTTCATACGTTTATGTCACTGGcaatctgtttttatgtttctttttcaggCTCAGTCGAGGTGAACGTAGTGGAAGATATGGTTCAGATGGGAGGAGAGATGATATAGACTGGCATGAAAGACGAAGTAGAGATGTGGAGAGGGATTATGACCGACGATGGGGTGATGATAGACACCGAGAACGTTTTGATGAGCGCAGAGACAGTCCAGAAGTAAGTGAACACCTTTGTTACTTTCACACCTGTAGCAGAAGAATGCAAAACACCTTGTTTCTAAATtcaataataacttttttttgtttgtctgaaaCAGAGGGGCCGAAAACGACGCAACAGTGACAGATCTGATGATGAATATGATGGGGATTATCTAGACCAGGACTACAAAAtggagcaagaggaggagagcaagacTATTATGTTAAGgggtctctctctccatgtcacAGAGGATGATGTAAGCTCACAGTTCTCATTCAGTCTCACTCATACTTTTAAGGTTAAAGTCACTCTGAACATTGCTAGATAGGCTGAGCTGCTACCACTCTCTTCATTGTTCATGAAGAACAGATAATCCCTGGCAAGAGGTATGATGGGATTACAGGCGGAGAGGGGCAGGCAGTCGGCTGTTAGGGCAATGTTTTGATCTGTAAACTGACCTGGAATTGGTGTAAAATAATGGTGCTGAAATCAGTCGGACCGAACATCCTAAGCAAatttaaatatgtgtatattacTGAAATGGCACAATCAGACAGCTGATTATGGGAGGTGTTGGTGGGACCTCGTGGACTTCTGCATTCAGTTTGGCCTTACTGTAAATTCTGAGGGACTGTTTGTAAAGTTGAGGAAATTGAGTTTGTTAGAGGAATTCACCAAACGTCAACTGCTTTTCTGCGAGCTGGCTAATTTAGTAAGGAAGAGGCAACTGACAGTTTATAACaagaaccaaaataaaactgcagaaatgGCATAAAGTGTGATAATAGTGCTAGCTTGATGTTATTGAAGCGGTTTGTGTAATATTGTTCcaagcttcttcttcttcttttttttttttttttctttaaatgataggcaaacaatgagaaaacaacagcagataTAGTCAGATGAATTTGACCATCTGCCCCTTTTTTCCAGATCCGCACAGCACTCGAGCAGCTACAGGGACCCCAGCCTGTGGACATACGTTTGATGAAGAAAAGGACAGGTGAGTGTTGCTTTTGAAAGGCGTGTCTCACATTCACCGACATGCTCTGTCTTAAAACCCACTTTACCTCCTTTGTGGCtatccctgaaaaaaaaaagcctcataaTTCAACCTTCAGAGGATCCTTTGTGTCTCATTTGATGATATGGTAAGGTAAGAGGTAACTGTATGTACTATACCTCTACCATTTTTGTAGAGACATTACAAGCTATGGTAAACAAAATGCACTACAATCCCCTTGACCTTGTAAGCACCCTCCCAACCTCCGTTTTTACTTTGAATTGGACTGTACAAACCCATTGTGAGTTTGAATGTTGCACCAGAGCATTCTAACTAACACGCCTCCCGTCTATATTTGAATGCTGTCTCTAGGTATAAGCCGAGGTTTCGCCTTCGTGGAGTTTTATCACTTGCAAGATTCTACCCGATGGATGGAGACCAATCAGGTTGCCTCAACAATCACCAAGTCTAGAATTATTCTTGGAGATTAGAGCCCCAATTAATCTAtgccatgatgatgatgtcagTTTACAGAGCTAAAATCTGTTTGTATTTAGTTACAGGATACAAAACTGTGATATCAGaggtaaatatttttgatatcaCACACTTGGTTGATTAATTTTCTAAGTATACAGCAGCTTTTCCAGCCAAATTAAGAGTCTTTCAGCTGCTTAGCTTAGGGTATGTTGTGAATTCAGGGTTGAATCACTGTATAAAGGTTTTGCTTTTGGAAATGCTATAATATCTTCCgtgttttcttttacaattATTAACAGAGATATTATGCAGAATATCTTTAGGACTTTAAACTCAGAAGGTCCTCTGCCTCTCTTATCAGCACTAGACTTTCTGTGAACAGAGCCGGCCAAATGGTCTTGTTTAGTTCTGACTGCCCTGTGGTCGCATAGCACATTCTGCTCCAGCTCAGTCACTTCGATATTTTCTCATCTCCATTTAAAATCCGAAGACTGGAGTGAGACAGGGATGAGCTGGCAGCACTCCGGTCCCAAACACAAACCTTTTTatagaaccttttttttttttttttttttttttgaggactCATTACCTTGTACACAGaactgcagctctctctctgaacTTCTCTTTCTACCTCTGTTCCCTTTTACTCCCTGAGACATTCTACCTAAGCAACGAGTGTAAGCCTAGCCACTCTTTCCTGTTCCAGCTGCTCTCACTCATGGGGTGGGGTAGTGGCAGGACCTCACCTGCTTCTTTGGCTTGAACATGTTGGAATTTGAAATAACTGGTGGCTTTTGACTTTCACAGAACAAGTTGGTGATCCAGGGGAAAAACATTGCGGTGCACTACAGCAACAGGAGACAGAAGTTTGAAAACTGGCTTTGCAATGCTGTGAGTGTTTTTTCTAACTACACCGTGAACccaacatatttctttttgttctgattttttttttttaataataaaaaatacaacattgtCATTGGTTTATTACAGTGTGGTCTGTACAATTTTCGGAAGAGGCTGAAGTGTTTCAGGTGTGGAGCAGCAAAAGTTGGTGAGTTTTTACCTCAGCAAACTAAAAGtataatttttcttcttcttgtctaTTAGAATCTTCAGCTCCATCCTGCACTATCTTAGTGGCTTGTATTGACTAATGGTAACCCATGTGTCGCTCTTTGTCATTGCTGAGTATAGAAGGAGAGTCTCCTGGGATAAATGGTTTAAATGTAGAGTCTCAACAGCCAGGAGATTACAACGGAGACAGTGAGTGTGCTTTTCACCACatagtgaaatatttcattcaaGTACACATATTCTACATTTATTCATGACTACTCTTTTTGTTAACAGCAATAATTTTGAGGAACATTGCCCCCCTTTCAACCGTCGATGGGATTTTGAACATATTGGCTCCCTATGCCAACCTGTCGGCAGGCAACATCCGCCTCATCAAAGACAAGCAAACAGGACAGAATAGAGGCTTTGCCTTTGTTCAACTCACATCTCCCTTGGTATGTATGTAGTCAGTATGTAGTCATATTGTAAGTCACTATGTTTCTTTTGGGAGTGTGCACACATGTAACAGTCTTGTGTCTTTCCACGTAAAGGAGGCTTCTCAGCTGCTCACCATTCTCCAGAGCCTTCAGCCCCCTCTAAAACTGGATGGAAAAACAATCGGTGTGGATTATGCTAAGAGTGCTAGAAAGTGAGTTTATGTTTAGCTTTCTATGAATAGAATATAGTACAAACTGTATAAGCTCTTTTGGATCTACGTAGTGTGAACTCCACAATGTAGGGGTTTTTATCCCCACATgctatacatatatttttttaaattagtttttgttgtctacctagaatgaaataaaattggTTCACTTATCCTAAAATAAGGGACTCATTTTCTTGCTGCAACTGCTGCAAAATGAAGGTTTAACTAATCGCTCTGTGTCCTTTACAGAGACTCGGCACAGCCTGATGGGATCAGAGCCAGTGCTCTCTCTGTTGCCAGCACAGCCATTGCTGCTGCTCAGTGGTCATCCAGCCAGGTATCAGGGCTTacttgtgttcatttttgtttctgagtAATTTAAATTTGTTGCCCTTAAAATACTATGTACCCCACAAGAATTTGGTGTGACATTAAAATAAGGCAAAGAAGACTTGTTGCCTGAGCTTCTAAAAGGTTGTATGCATGGAAATGTGTGaacaactaacaattatttataaaaaaaaaaaaaaaaaaaaaaagtatttttggtGATTTGTCTTAATGAATGCAATGTTTTGGGGCGGGGTTTGCACATAGTGCCTTAAACTTCTTACAAACTTGATATATATGGCAATTATGGCAAGGCAGCTGTGTGTAATGTGTAGGAAGAACCTGTATTAATCAGATGTCTCTCCTGAGATGaagagtctgaaaaaaaaattgtacacgTACTGTAGTACCTACACGGTTTAAGTTGTTTATTTGGGAGGAATACGCTTGATGATGACTAGATTTTTCCTCATTAGGAAACGTGCTTTCCTAATGAGGTTAAATGCAATTATCATAAGtcattttggacaaaacaatctGCAGAAAAATTGAATTAGAAAGTTTTTGAACACTAAGTCAAATCACTCCCTGTAGtataaaatggcttttttttttcccccccctcagctttcagctcattgttctaATTCACATGAGCGACATGAGTATTTCTATGAGTTCTTATCAGCTATTACATAAAAGTCCAGTATTTCCTATCTGGATTGGCTTAGCAACTCTTGAGGAAAAATAGCTGTATCAAATTTTCTTTGTTGATACTTGTCATTCATTTACATTGGCTCTCCATTTCACGCTGGACAAGCAGCGTACAATTGGCCTGTGGAAGTGTGTTTGCTTGGTTGTCTGCGGTTTTATATGGGAGCCAGAGAGACTTGCACATATGGACTGATGAATCAAAATAATGACGTGAAAGGACCAGAAAGctacaaaaagatgcaaagtgGATTATTGATTCTCAATGGGATCATCAATATTAGAGACTGTTGAAATTACTGTTGTCATTTGAGTCAAAGATGCTTCTTATTGGAGCCTAATgtacaaatattaatattatgtcTCTGAGATAAATAAAGTGGTTCCTgaatttgcaaatttatttgcaaaatattGGTTCAGTTGCAAATCCAACCTGGCATGTTTTAATTGGGGTTCTCATGTGTTGTTACTGACGTTGCTCACATATCCGTTTTTATCTGTTTAGTTACAGCAGGGTTCAGGTGCCACTTCTGACTACATTACTCTTCCAGAGAGCTTTGCACAGCAAATACAGGTCAGTTCACAGTCCACTTGATTGTGACaatgatttgatttaataaGGAAGACCAATGATTTgcctaacattttttttcctctgatgtaGGGACAGAATTATCAAGtatggcagcagcagccagatGGATTGTCTCCTGTGGTTGGAGATGGATTACTCGGAGGTAATAACCGGTGGCAATCACTCACAGATATTCTGGTTACTTTTTATGCTAAGGCTGAAATTGCTAACTTTGATCATAACCGtctccagctgctccaggaATGAAGACTTTGATCCCTGCGGCCACTGGTGTGGTCATATCCCAGACAGCTCAAGTTTTCCAACCTGTCATTATCAGCCAGCCTGCCATACAGGTAGACAGTGTAGCACCATGGCATCTATATACTGCAAACAGAActatgaaattattatttaactttcTGGTATTGTGTGGTGGACGCAAAAGCTAATCATGACCCCCCCATTTCAGTCACATCAACTAGCGAGGGCGCTTGATGCAGTAAAACAGGCTGCTAGTGTTTGCACTGCATCACTGGTAACACCAGTGAGTTCTGCTGTTGCAACTACGGTTTGTGCTGCCCCAGCTGCTAACGCATCAGGTGAGATCAGTTAGCTACAGAATATCACCTCTTTATGTGGATGAGTAGATCAACTTTTGATCAATTTTATGTCATTTAGaaagcttgttttgtttcacatgtGCTTCTTTTGGTATCTGTAGCTGTCCCTGATACCTCCACATACCAGTATGATGAGTCTTCAGGGTACTATTATGATACACAGACTGGTC
This genomic interval from Xiphias gladius isolate SHS-SW01 ecotype Sanya breed wild chromosome 21, ASM1685928v1, whole genome shotgun sequence contains the following:
- the LOC120783437 gene encoding RNA-binding protein 5-like isoform X1; its protein translation is MGTDKRLSRGERSGRYGSDGRRDDIDWHERRSRDVERDYDRRWGDDRHRERFDERRDSPERGRKRRNSDRSDDEYDGDYLDQDYKMEQEEESKTIMLRGLSLHVTEDDIRTALEQLQGPQPVDIRLMKKRTGISRGFAFVEFYHLQDSTRWMETNQNKLVIQGKNIAVHYSNRRQKFENWLCNACGLYNFRKRLKCFRCGAAKVEGESPGINGLNVESQQPGDYNGDTIILRNIAPLSTVDGILNILAPYANLSAGNIRLIKDKQTGQNRGFAFVQLTSPLEASQLLTILQSLQPPLKLDGKTIGVDYAKSARKDSAQPDGIRASALSVASTAIAAAQWSSSQLQQGSGATSDYITLPESFAQQIQGQNYQVWQQQPDGLSPVVGDGLLGAAPGMKTLIPAATGVVISQTAQVFQPVIISQPAIQSHQLARALDAVKQAASVCTASLVTPVSSAVATTVCAAPAANASAVPDTSTYQYDESSGYYYDTQTGLYYDPSSQYYYNSETQQYLYWDSEKQTYVPAPSDTSTEQMSTANTTGSSSGTGTTSNKEPKEKKEKPKSKSAQQIAKDMERWAKSLNKQKESFKSSFQGLGPYKEEDKKESAAADAGFSLFEKKQIGGFEMPALMNEQFKITEQETSAKSGLVAAYNGDSDPEEGSSDRAADEEGKITDWKKMVCLLCRRQFPTKEALLRHQQLSDLHKQNLEIQRRSKLSEAELEELERKETELKYRDRAAERREKYGVPEPPAPKKKFYQPPTPTVSYEQPTKDGLMSDNIGNKMLQAMGWQEGKGLGRHQQGITTPISASLRTKGTGLGIKGSSYELSASDTYKDAVRKAMFARFTEIE
- the LOC120783437 gene encoding RNA-binding protein 5-like isoform X2, with the translated sequence MGTDKRLSRGERSGRYGSDGRRDDIDWHERRSRDVERDYDRRWGDDRHRERFDERRDSPERGRKRRNSDRSDDEYDGDYLDQDYKMEQEEESKTIMLRGLSLHVTEDDIRTALEQLQGPQPVDIRLMKKRTGISRGFAFVEFYHLQDSTRWMETNQNKLVIQGKNIAVHYSNRRQKFENWLCNACGLYNFRKRLKCFRCGAAKVEGESPGINGLNVESQQPGDYNGDTIILRNIAPLSTVDGILNILAPYANLSAGNIRLIKDKQTGQNRGFAFVQLTSPLEASQLLTILQSLQPPLKLDGKTIGVDYAKSARKDSAQPDGIRASALSVASTAIAAAQWSSSQLQQGSGATSDYITLPESFAQQIQGQNYQVWQQQPDGLSPVVGDGLLGAAPGMKTLIPAATGVVISQTAQVFQPVIISQPAIQSHQLARALDAVKQAASVCTASLVTPVSSAVATTVCAAPAANASAVPDTSTYQYDESSGYYYDTQTGLYYDPSSQYYYNSETQQYLYWDSEKQTYVPAPSDTSTEQMSTANTTGSSSGTGTTSNKEPKEKKEKPKSKSAQQIAKDMERWAKSLNKQKESFKSSFQGLGPYKEEDKKESAAADAGFSLFEKKQIGGFEMPALMNEQFKITEQETSAKSGLVAAYNGDSDPEEGSSDRAADEEGKITDWKKMVCLLCRRQFPTKEALLRHQQLSDLHKLKYRDRAAERREKYGVPEPPAPKKKFYQPPTPTVSYEQPTKDGLMSDNIGNKMLQAMGWQEGKGLGRHQQGITTPISASLRTKGTGLGIKGSSYELSASDTYKDAVRKAMFARFTEIE